The following are encoded in a window of Bacteroidota bacterium genomic DNA:
- the rplI gene encoding 50S ribosomal protein L9, protein MKVILRKDFESLGKIGEVVAVKDGYARNYLIPRSIAYRATTSSLRALEEEKKQHERQEQKLLKDAEKLGVELEKLSVTIPMKVGEDDKLFGSVTSQMIADALKEKGFTVDKRVIELEEPIKTLGIFEVPVKLHTKVSAKAKVWVVRE, encoded by the coding sequence ATGAAAGTCATTTTACGTAAGGATTTTGAAAGCCTCGGAAAAATCGGCGAAGTCGTCGCAGTGAAGGACGGTTATGCGCGCAATTACCTGATCCCCCGGAGCATCGCATACCGTGCAACGACAAGCAGCCTGCGCGCTCTTGAAGAAGAAAAGAAGCAGCACGAGCGGCAGGAACAAAAGCTTTTGAAGGACGCGGAGAAGCTCGGCGTAGAGCTTGAGAAGCTTTCGGTGACGATTCCGATGAAGGTCGGAGAGGACGACAAACTCTTCGGCTCGGTGACATCGCAGATGATCGCTGATGCGCTGAAAGAAAAGGGCTTCACGGTGGACAAGCGGGTCATCGAACTGGAAGAGCCGATCAAAACACTGGGCATTTTTGAAGTTCCTGTGAAACTACACACGAAGGTCAGCGCAAAAGCCAAAGTGTGGGTTGTCCGGGAATAA
- the rpsR gene encoding 30S ribosomal protein S18: MFHQNQNRRGGDDRREKRESNAIRKKRTCRFCDSKEVYIDYKDEKKLYRFVTEQGKIIPKRITGSCAKHQRQLVKAIKRARHLALLPFVSDAIK; this comes from the coding sequence GTGTTCCATCAAAATCAAAATCGGCGGGGGGGCGACGACCGGCGGGAAAAGCGCGAATCGAACGCGATCCGCAAAAAACGAACATGCCGCTTCTGCGACTCGAAAGAGGTCTACATCGACTACAAAGACGAAAAGAAGCTCTACCGGTTCGTCACCGAACAGGGAAAAATAATTCCGAAACGGATCACCGGATCGTGCGCAAAACATCAGCGGCAGTTGGTCAAGGCGATCAAACGGGCACGGCATCTTGCACTGCTCCCCTTCGTCTCCGACGCCATTAAATAA
- the rpsF gene encoding 30S ribosomal protein S6: MEKENKLYETTFIVNATLDDAQIDAVIEKVKDVIVKNGGEVRSLEKWGRKRLAYTVDKKNNGFYAFFEFKAPGDLIAKLDRHYQLDEQIIRYLTIQLDKKALKAKEIASALQKSQAAAAAGAGDVVV; encoded by the coding sequence TTGGAAAAAGAGAACAAGCTATACGAGACGACCTTCATCGTCAACGCGACGCTCGACGATGCGCAGATCGATGCCGTCATCGAAAAGGTGAAGGATGTGATCGTGAAGAACGGAGGCGAAGTCCGCTCGCTCGAAAAATGGGGAAGGAAGCGCCTTGCCTACACGGTCGATAAAAAGAACAACGGCTTTTATGCCTTCTTCGAATTCAAAGCCCCCGGCGATCTTATCGCAAAGCTCGACCGGCACTACCAGCTGGATGAGCAGATCATTCGTTATTTGACGATCCAATTGGACAAAAAAGCGCTCAAGGCAAAGGAAATAGCGTCCGCGCTCCAGAAAAGCCAGGCTGCTGCGGCAGCCGGAGCCGGCGATGTCGTCGTGTAA
- the pth gene encoding aminoacyl-tRNA hydrolase gives MRNYFSSLLRSVQTFFEEDSASGKRICVVGLGNPGKQYAATRHNVGFNVVASLSQALRSRMFDGNGDYLFSEARAENRPLLLTTPMTYMNDSGIAVVQIMEQFHVAPSDLLIVLDDFQLPLGTLRIRPEGSDGGHNGLASVIYQVQSEKIPRLRIGIAGATCPAQERKEVMAEYVLSPFDKEETKLAAAMVDRARDAVLALVANGIEFAMNNFNRSFLETEP, from the coding sequence GCAGACCTTTTTCGAGGAAGACTCGGCTTCGGGCAAGAGAATTTGCGTCGTCGGGTTGGGAAACCCGGGGAAGCAATACGCCGCGACGAGACACAACGTCGGCTTTAACGTCGTCGCGTCACTTTCTCAGGCATTGCGGTCACGCATGTTCGACGGCAACGGCGATTACCTGTTCTCTGAAGCGCGCGCTGAGAACCGTCCGCTCCTTTTGACGACGCCCATGACGTACATGAACGACAGCGGTATCGCGGTGGTACAGATCATGGAGCAGTTCCACGTTGCGCCTTCTGACCTGCTGATCGTTCTCGATGATTTTCAGCTGCCGCTTGGTACGCTGAGAATCCGCCCTGAAGGAAGCGACGGCGGGCATAACGGTCTGGCCTCGGTCATCTACCAGGTGCAGAGCGAGAAAATTCCGCGTCTGCGGATCGGCATTGCGGGCGCGACATGCCCGGCTCAGGAGAGAAAAGAGGTGATGGCCGAGTATGTTCTCTCCCCCTTTGATAAAGAGGAGACAAAGCTCGCTGCGGCGATGGTCGACCGCGCACGCGACGCCGTCCTTGCGCTCGTCGCCAACGGGATCGAGTTCGCGATGAACAATTTCAATAGATCGTTTCTAGAGACCGAACCTTAA